One segment of Cellulomonas fulva DNA contains the following:
- the mraY gene encoding phospho-N-acetylmuramoyl-pentapeptide-transferase, whose amino-acid sequence MKAVLISGGVAMLVALLGTPLFIRYLVRKQYGQFVRQDGPTAHFTKRGTPTMGGVVILAATLLGWAAALLLTGTTPSVSAVLVLFLMTGLGLVGFLDDFIKISRQRSLGLKARWKIVGQGLVGVVFAVAALQFPNAQFRTPASTNISFIRDTNLDLAFAGATVGLILFVIWANFLITAWSNAVNLTDGLDGLATGVSLIVFGAYVVVCVWQFNQSCQILSSAGPRCYETRDPLALAVVAAAITGACFGFLWWNASPAKIFMGDTGSLALGGALAGLSILTRTEILAAIIGGLFVLEVLSDVIQIGFFKLTRRRVFRMAPLHHHFELGDNRWGEVTIVIRFWIIAGLFVALGVGVFYAEWVAG is encoded by the coding sequence GTGAAGGCCGTCCTGATCTCCGGCGGCGTGGCGATGCTCGTCGCGCTGCTGGGCACGCCGCTGTTCATCCGCTACCTGGTCCGCAAGCAGTACGGCCAGTTCGTCCGCCAGGACGGCCCGACCGCGCACTTCACCAAGCGCGGCACGCCGACCATGGGCGGCGTCGTGATCCTCGCCGCCACGCTCCTCGGCTGGGCGGCGGCGCTCCTGCTCACGGGCACCACGCCGTCGGTCTCCGCGGTGCTGGTGCTGTTCCTCATGACCGGCCTGGGGCTCGTCGGCTTCCTCGACGACTTCATCAAGATCAGCCGGCAACGCAGCCTGGGCCTCAAGGCGCGCTGGAAGATCGTGGGGCAGGGCCTGGTCGGCGTGGTGTTCGCGGTGGCGGCGCTGCAGTTCCCGAACGCGCAGTTCCGGACGCCGGCCTCCACGAACATCTCCTTCATCCGCGACACCAACCTGGACCTCGCGTTCGCGGGCGCGACGGTCGGCCTGATCCTGTTCGTGATCTGGGCCAACTTCCTCATCACCGCGTGGTCGAACGCGGTGAACCTGACCGACGGCCTGGACGGGCTCGCGACCGGCGTCTCGCTCATCGTCTTCGGCGCGTACGTCGTCGTGTGCGTGTGGCAGTTCAACCAGTCCTGCCAGATCCTGTCCTCGGCGGGTCCGCGCTGCTACGAGACGCGCGACCCGCTCGCGCTGGCCGTGGTCGCCGCGGCGATCACCGGCGCGTGCTTCGGCTTCCTGTGGTGGAACGCCAGCCCCGCCAAGATCTTCATGGGCGACACGGGCTCGCTCGCGCTCGGTGGCGCGCTCGCGGGGCTCTCCATCCTGACCCGGACCGAGATCCTCGCGGCCATCATCGGCGGCCTGTTCGTGCTCGAGGTGCTGTCCGACGTCATCCAGATCGGCTTCTTCAAGCTGACCCGCAGACGCGTGTTCCGGATGGCGCCGCTGCACCACCACTTCGAGCTCGGCGACAACCGCTGGGGCGAGGTGACGATCGTGATCCGGTTCTGGATCATCGCGGGGCTGTTCGTCGCGCTGGGGGTGGGCGTCTTCTACGCCGAGTGGGTGGCCGGCTAG
- a CDS encoding UDP-N-acetylmuramoyl-tripeptide--D-alanyl-D-alanine ligase, which produces MIALSATEIAEATGGALHGVAAHALVAGAVVTDSRDVEPGGLFVALPGEHVDGHDFAATAVAAGAAAVLAARPLVGPDGAALPCVVVPDVEVALGELAREVLARLRLAAVAPGGSGLRVVGVTGSVGKTTTKDLLAQLCGAVGPTIAPVRSFNNEIGLPLTVLRADESTRFLVLEMGASGPGHLTYLTRIAPPDVAVVLVVGQAHLGGFGGGIDAVATAKSEIVQGLLPDGVAVLNADDQRVIAMAALAPGDVVTFGAARGAGVRATDVELDRAGRARFTLLVGEGTADEASARVELRLVGEHHVHNALAAAAAALAVGLTLDEVATGLTGADALSPHRMHVVDRPDGVTVVDDSYNANPDSMRAALKALAVLAGRDRRSIAVLGEMLELGEGSREAHDAIGRLVVRLNVGLTVVVGEGARAIRDGANHEGSWGDEVVLADDVDAAAAFLAEELRAGDVVLVKSSYGSGLWRLGDLLTDAPGAPAADGGVTAP; this is translated from the coding sequence GTGATCGCGCTGTCCGCCACCGAGATCGCGGAGGCCACGGGCGGGGCGCTGCACGGCGTCGCCGCGCACGCGCTCGTCGCGGGCGCCGTGGTGACCGACTCGCGCGACGTCGAGCCCGGCGGGCTGTTCGTCGCGCTCCCGGGCGAGCACGTCGACGGGCACGACTTCGCCGCGACCGCCGTCGCGGCCGGTGCGGCCGCGGTGCTCGCCGCGCGCCCGCTCGTCGGACCGGACGGTGCGGCGCTGCCGTGCGTCGTCGTGCCGGACGTCGAGGTCGCCCTCGGCGAGCTCGCCCGCGAGGTGCTGGCCCGGCTGCGGCTCGCCGCGGTCGCGCCCGGGGGCAGCGGCCTGCGCGTCGTCGGCGTGACGGGCTCGGTCGGCAAGACCACGACGAAGGACCTGCTCGCGCAGCTCTGCGGCGCGGTCGGCCCGACGATCGCCCCCGTGCGGTCCTTCAACAACGAGATCGGCCTGCCGCTCACGGTGCTGCGCGCGGACGAGTCCACGCGGTTCCTCGTGCTCGAGATGGGCGCGTCCGGCCCGGGTCACCTCACCTACCTCACCCGCATCGCGCCGCCGGACGTGGCGGTGGTGCTCGTCGTCGGCCAGGCGCACCTCGGCGGGTTCGGCGGCGGCATCGACGCGGTGGCGACCGCGAAGTCCGAGATCGTCCAGGGCCTGCTGCCCGACGGCGTCGCGGTGCTCAACGCCGACGACCAGCGCGTGATCGCGATGGCCGCGCTCGCCCCGGGTGACGTGGTCACGTTCGGCGCGGCGCGCGGCGCCGGCGTGCGCGCGACCGACGTCGAGCTCGACCGGGCCGGTCGTGCCCGGTTCACGCTGCTGGTCGGCGAGGGCACGGCCGACGAGGCCTCCGCCCGGGTGGAGCTGCGGCTCGTCGGCGAGCACCACGTGCACAACGCGCTCGCGGCCGCCGCGGCGGCGCTCGCGGTGGGCCTCACGCTCGACGAGGTCGCGACCGGCCTGACGGGCGCGGACGCGCTGTCGCCGCACCGGATGCACGTCGTCGACCGTCCCGACGGCGTCACGGTGGTCGACGACTCCTACAACGCCAACCCCGACTCGATGCGCGCCGCGCTCAAGGCCCTCGCGGTCCTCGCGGGCCGCGACCGCCGCTCGATCGCCGTGCTGGGCGAGATGCTCGAGCTCGGCGAGGGCTCGCGCGAGGCGCACGACGCGATCGGCCGGCTCGTCGTGCGGCTGAACGTCGGCCTCACCGTCGTGGTCGGCGAGGGCGCGCGCGCGATCCGCGACGGCGCGAACCACGAGGGCAGCTGGGGCGACGAGGTCGTGCTCGCGGACGACGTCGACGCGGCGGCCGCCTTCCTCGCCGAGGAGCTGCGCGCGGGCGACGTCGTGCTCGTGAAGTCGTCGTACGGCTCCGGCCTGTGGCGGCTGGGCGACCTGCTGACCGACGCCCCCGGGGCGCCGGCCGCCGACGGCGGGGTGACCGCTCCGTGA
- a CDS encoding UDP-N-acetylmuramoyl-L-alanyl-D-glutamate--2,6-diaminopimelate ligase, translating to MTSTARMRPARPADCRLSDLVDVFSLVSVGVDPASTVVQGVSVASDDVLPGELFVAVPGARTHGAAHARAAVEAGAVAVVTDAAGRDVLGDLAGRVPVLLTDEPRAVAGLLAAHVLDHPARRLRTVGVTGTNGKTTTTYFVDAALRAAHATTAVLGTVELRIGADAIESPRTTVEAPVLQNVLALALERGATAVAMEVSSHALALHRVAGTVFDVVGFTNLQRDHLDFHGDMEGYFRDKARLFAPGQARRGVVVVDDEWGRRLAAQAQIPVESVATHVDDPAAADADWAVVTADVGLDGVGSSFTLRGPDGREHVASSPLPGLVNVSNAALAIVLAHAAGVALDVAIAAVGTAHAIPGRMERVIERAPGRPLGIVDYAHTPDALVLALGAVRPITPGRLVIVLGSDGDRDRGKRPIMGQIAARLADVVVVTDENPRSEEPSSIRAAILDGVREVRPGLTDVHEVEPRAQAVRHGVALAGEGDTVIVTGKGHEPTQEIAGVFHRYNDRDVLLAAQAEGLADAAPADAAPDRLPGRLPDPTPDGAGRASRPGDGGDE from the coding sequence ATGACCTCGACGGCCCGGATGCGACCCGCGCGTCCCGCCGACTGTCGGCTCAGCGACCTGGTCGACGTGTTCTCCCTGGTCAGCGTGGGCGTCGACCCCGCGAGCACCGTGGTGCAGGGCGTCAGCGTCGCCTCCGACGACGTGCTGCCGGGCGAGCTGTTCGTCGCCGTCCCCGGTGCGCGCACGCACGGGGCGGCGCACGCGCGGGCGGCCGTCGAGGCCGGCGCCGTGGCCGTGGTGACCGACGCGGCGGGCCGCGACGTCCTGGGCGACCTGGCCGGGCGCGTGCCGGTGCTGCTCACGGACGAGCCCCGGGCGGTCGCCGGCCTCCTCGCCGCGCACGTGCTGGACCACCCGGCACGGCGCCTGCGCACGGTGGGCGTGACCGGCACCAACGGCAAGACCACCACCACGTACTTCGTCGACGCCGCGCTGCGGGCCGCGCACGCGACCACCGCGGTGCTCGGCACGGTCGAGCTCCGGATCGGCGCGGACGCGATCGAGTCCCCGCGGACCACCGTGGAGGCACCGGTGCTCCAGAACGTGCTGGCGCTGGCGCTGGAGCGCGGCGCGACGGCCGTCGCGATGGAGGTCTCCTCGCACGCGCTGGCGCTGCACCGCGTCGCGGGCACCGTGTTCGACGTCGTCGGCTTCACCAACCTGCAGCGCGACCACCTCGACTTCCACGGGGACATGGAGGGCTACTTCCGGGACAAGGCGCGCCTGTTCGCTCCGGGCCAGGCGCGTCGCGGGGTCGTGGTGGTCGACGACGAGTGGGGCCGCCGGCTCGCCGCGCAGGCCCAGATCCCGGTGGAGTCGGTCGCCACGCACGTCGACGACCCGGCCGCGGCGGACGCCGACTGGGCGGTCGTCACGGCGGACGTGGGCCTGGACGGGGTCGGCTCCTCCTTCACGCTGCGCGGTCCCGACGGACGCGAGCACGTCGCCTCGAGCCCCCTGCCCGGGCTCGTCAACGTCTCCAACGCGGCGCTGGCGATCGTGCTGGCCCACGCGGCCGGGGTGGCGCTGGACGTCGCGATCGCCGCGGTCGGCACCGCCCACGCGATCCCCGGCCGGATGGAGCGCGTGATCGAGCGTGCCCCCGGCCGGCCGCTGGGGATCGTCGACTACGCCCACACGCCCGACGCGCTGGTCCTGGCGCTCGGGGCCGTGCGGCCCATCACGCCCGGCCGGCTCGTGATCGTGCTCGGCTCGGACGGGGACCGCGACCGCGGCAAGCGCCCGATCATGGGGCAGATCGCCGCGCGGCTGGCCGACGTGGTCGTCGTCACCGACGAGAACCCGCGCTCGGAGGAGCCGAGCAGCATCCGCGCCGCCATCCTGGACGGCGTGCGGGAGGTCCGGCCCGGCCTGACCGACGTCCACGAGGTCGAGCCGCGCGCCCAGGCGGTGCGGCACGGCGTCGCCCTGGCGGGCGAGGGGGACACCGTCATCGTGACGGGCAAGGGCCACGAACCGACTCAGGAGATCGCCGGAGTGTTCCACCGGTACAACGACCGTGACGTGCTGCTGGCCGCGCAGGCCGAGGGGCTCGCCGACGCAGCGCCCGCCGACGCAGCGCCCGACAGGCTCCCCGGCCGACTGCCCGACCCGACGCCCGACGGCGCGGGGCGGGCGTCGCGCCCGGGTGACGGGGGCGACGAGTGA
- the ftsW gene encoding putative lipid II flippase FtsW, protein MTALDPAAGGAAEDRHGRRSVLGQWNSVVTSYYVLVGATALLLVVGLVMVLSSSSVESLDESGNAYAVFLDQAKFALIGVPVAIGLARLPVRFFKAIAWPVLGAAVVFQSLIFVGLGCGAGGNTNWVCLPGGITAQPSETIKLALALWLAVVLARKQPYLEQWKHVFVPAVPVAGLAIGAVLLGHDLGTAMVLFVLVAGAMFVAGVPLRMFAVAGMLAAGAVAVLVVLSPNRIGRITSWLGGDECSTSAACYQTLHGSWGLASGGIGGLGLGQSREKWSYLPAAHNDFIFAILGEELGLVGTLVVLGLFGLLAFAMIRVIRRHPDPFVKIATGGILAWIAGQALVNIAVVIGLAPVIGVPLPLVSAGGSALIMTLAALGVVIAFARDEPGAAEALAARPGVVRRSLAVVGVSRVARPSSARGSSRTPSTRGSTRG, encoded by the coding sequence ATGACGGCGCTGGACCCCGCGGCGGGGGGAGCGGCCGAGGACCGGCACGGGCGCCGGTCGGTGCTGGGCCAGTGGAACAGCGTGGTGACGAGCTACTACGTGCTGGTCGGCGCCACCGCGCTGCTGCTCGTCGTCGGGCTGGTCATGGTGCTCTCCAGCTCGAGCGTGGAGTCGCTCGACGAGAGCGGGAACGCGTACGCGGTCTTCCTCGACCAGGCGAAGTTCGCCCTCATCGGCGTCCCCGTGGCGATCGGGCTGGCGCGCCTGCCGGTGCGGTTCTTCAAGGCGATCGCCTGGCCGGTCCTCGGCGCCGCGGTCGTCTTCCAGTCGCTCATCTTCGTCGGCCTCGGCTGCGGCGCGGGCGGCAACACCAACTGGGTCTGCCTGCCGGGCGGCATCACCGCCCAGCCGTCGGAGACGATCAAGCTCGCCCTCGCCCTGTGGCTCGCCGTGGTGCTCGCCCGCAAGCAGCCCTACCTCGAGCAGTGGAAGCACGTGTTCGTCCCCGCCGTGCCGGTCGCCGGGCTCGCAATCGGGGCGGTGCTGCTCGGGCACGACCTCGGCACGGCGATGGTGCTGTTCGTGCTCGTCGCGGGGGCGATGTTCGTCGCCGGGGTGCCGCTGCGCATGTTCGCGGTCGCGGGGATGCTGGCGGCCGGGGCGGTCGCCGTCCTGGTGGTGCTCAGCCCCAACCGCATCGGGCGCATCACCTCCTGGCTCGGCGGCGACGAGTGCTCCACGTCCGCGGCCTGCTACCAGACGCTCCACGGCAGCTGGGGCCTGGCCAGCGGCGGGATCGGCGGCCTCGGCCTAGGGCAGAGCCGCGAGAAGTGGTCCTACCTGCCGGCGGCCCACAACGACTTCATCTTCGCGATCCTGGGCGAGGAGCTCGGGCTCGTCGGGACGCTCGTCGTCCTGGGCCTGTTCGGCCTGCTCGCCTTCGCGATGATCCGGGTGATCCGGCGGCACCCGGACCCGTTCGTCAAGATCGCGACCGGCGGGATCCTGGCCTGGATCGCGGGCCAGGCGCTGGTCAACATCGCGGTCGTCATCGGCCTCGCGCCCGTCATCGGCGTGCCGCTGCCGCTCGTGTCCGCGGGCGGCTCCGCGCTCATCATGACGCTCGCGGCGCTGGGCGTGGTGATCGCGTTCGCCCGCGACGAGCCGGGCGCCGCCGAGGCGCTCGCGGCCCGGCCCGGCGTGGTGCGCCGCTCGCTCGCCGTCGTCGGCGTGAGCCGGGTCGCGCGGCCCTCGTCGGCCCGCGGCTCGTCGAGGACCCCATCGACCCGAGGGAGCACGCGTGGCTGA
- the murD gene encoding UDP-N-acetylmuramoyl-L-alanine--D-glutamate ligase, which yields MAGTDPTRPLDLDGARVVVAGMGVSGRAALEVLAARGARVVPVDDASDEGVHSAEYLAADGLARADLVVASPGLAPHHPLLAAAAERWLPLWSEVELAWRVRVAGPAGEPAPWLALTGTNGKTTTVGMLESVLTAAGRVTAAVGNVGTPIVLAATDPTLEVLAVELSSFQLHLTHSMSAQAAAVLNVAPDHLDWHGSLDAYAAAKARIYERAQRACVYNVADPRTEQMVRDADVVDGAVAVGFTTGTPGVGQVGLVEDVLVDRGFSRLRHTHAAELGTLEDLSALAGPDGTVPRHVVADALAAAALALAHGVDPAHVRDGLRAYGPGRHRIETVARVDGVAYVDDSKATNAHAAAASLGSFEPGSVVWVAGGLAKGARFDELVVGRRDRLRGVVLIGADREPLRDALARHAPDVPVVEIEPGETEDVMTSAVAAARALALDAGARPGPVTVLLAPACASMDQFASYAARGDAFVAAVGRLPGARAGGDPGGPA from the coding sequence GTGGCCGGGACGGATCCGACGAGGCCGCTCGACCTGGACGGAGCGCGCGTCGTCGTCGCCGGGATGGGCGTGTCCGGGCGCGCGGCGCTCGAGGTGCTCGCCGCGCGCGGCGCGCGGGTCGTGCCCGTCGACGACGCCTCCGACGAGGGCGTGCACTCGGCCGAGTACCTCGCTGCCGACGGCCTCGCGCGGGCGGACCTCGTCGTCGCGTCGCCCGGGCTCGCGCCGCACCACCCGCTGCTCGCCGCCGCCGCGGAGCGGTGGCTGCCGCTGTGGAGCGAGGTCGAGCTGGCGTGGCGCGTGCGCGTCGCGGGGCCGGCGGGCGAGCCCGCGCCCTGGCTCGCGCTGACCGGGACCAACGGCAAGACCACCACGGTCGGCATGCTCGAGTCGGTGCTCACCGCCGCCGGGCGCGTGACGGCCGCGGTGGGCAACGTGGGGACGCCGATCGTGCTGGCGGCCACCGACCCCACGCTCGAGGTGCTGGCGGTCGAGCTCTCGAGCTTCCAGCTGCACCTCACGCACTCGATGTCGGCGCAGGCGGCCGCCGTGCTCAACGTCGCACCCGACCACCTCGACTGGCACGGCTCGCTCGACGCGTACGCCGCGGCCAAGGCCCGCATCTACGAGCGCGCCCAGCGCGCCTGCGTGTACAACGTCGCGGACCCGCGCACCGAGCAGATGGTGCGCGACGCGGACGTGGTCGACGGCGCCGTCGCGGTGGGCTTCACCACCGGCACGCCCGGGGTCGGGCAGGTCGGGCTGGTCGAGGACGTGCTCGTCGACCGCGGCTTCTCGCGGCTGCGGCACACCCACGCCGCTGAGCTCGGCACGCTCGAGGACCTCTCCGCGCTCGCCGGGCCGGACGGGACCGTGCCGCGGCACGTCGTCGCGGACGCGCTCGCGGCCGCCGCGCTCGCGCTCGCGCACGGCGTCGACCCGGCGCACGTGCGCGACGGCCTGCGGGCGTACGGACCCGGTCGGCACCGCATCGAGACGGTCGCGCGCGTCGACGGCGTCGCGTACGTCGACGACTCCAAGGCCACCAACGCGCACGCCGCGGCCGCGTCGCTCGGGTCGTTCGAGCCGGGCTCGGTGGTGTGGGTCGCGGGCGGGCTCGCGAAGGGCGCGCGGTTCGACGAGCTCGTCGTGGGCCGGCGGGACCGCCTGCGCGGCGTCGTCCTCATCGGCGCGGACCGCGAGCCGCTGCGCGACGCGCTCGCCCGACACGCCCCGGATGTCCCCGTCGTCGAGATCGAGCCCGGTGAGACTGAGGACGTGATGACCTCGGCTGTCGCTGCCGCGCGCGCGCTCGCGCTCGACGCCGGCGCGCGCCCGGGCCCCGTGACCGTCCTGCTGGCGCCGGCGTGCGCCTCGATGGACCAGTTCGCGTCCTACGCGGCGCGCGGCGACGCGTTCGTCGCCGCCGTGGGCCGGCTCCCGGGTGCTCGCGCGGGAGGCGATCCGGGCGGTCCCGCGTGA